From the Nodularia sphaerocarpa UHCC 0038 genome, the window TGTAAGCAGAGGACATCAATGGGATTTTCCCTTAACCAAAATATCACCTGTTCTAGGCGAGTCCGAATTGAGTTGACATTCCAAGTGGCAATTTTCATTTGTTAGTGTTGATTATTGAAAAGAAATATTAATTTTTCATAGCTGATATTTTGACAATTGTTTAACTTTGACGTACTATCCCCATTTTGGTTAAGTTTAAATTAAGAAAAATTGATACTATCTCATATTTTTAGTATTCTCAGCTACAAAAACTATTATTTTGTCAGTTTAGCTACAAAAAATCCTCATTGTTCCATGATCCCCAAGGTAGATGAAATTACTAGAACCTAAGCTATATTTTAATAGTGTAGCTGCTGAGAAGCTATTGTTGATGTTTTAAAATGTATTGGTAGTGGTGAAAGGTACGGTTAACTAAGATTGCCCTCCCAAGAGTAAATAAGGTTAATTTAAATCTGAACAAAGTAAGTATAAATCCTCTGGTTTTCCATAAGAGAATATTACTTGCTTTGCAGGATATTTTCTCGGCTGAACCGAAACAACTTTATGAAGATCGCTCAAGTCGCCCCTTTATGGGAACGAGTTCCGCCTCCTAGTTATGGAGGAATTGAACTGGTAGTGAGTCACTTAACCGATGAACTGGTTCGTCGCGGTCATGAGGTTACTTTGTTTGCTTCTGGTGACTCTCAAACCTTGGCTGATTTAAAGGCAGTTTCTCCCCTTGCATTGCGCTTAGACAAATATGTCCAAGATTATGCAGGGTATGAAATTCTAGAACTTAGCCAAGTTTACCAACAGGCTGCAAAGTTCAATATTATTCATTCTCATGTAGGGATGAGGGCATTACCTTTGGCAAGTTTGGTATCAACTCCCACTGTCCATACTCTGCACAGCAATTTTACGCAAGATAACCAAAAAGTATTTAGATACCACGATCAGCAACCTTATGTCAGCATTAGCAACGCCCAGCGTCAAATCAAATTAAACTATGTGGCTACGGTTTATAACGGCATAGAAACTAAGGATTATCCATTTATAGCCCAACCTCAAGAACCGCAATATTTAGCATTTTTGGGTCGCTTTTCTCCAGAGAAGGGGCCACAAAAAGCGATCGCCATTGCTAAACAAACTGGTTGGTGCTTGAAAATGGCAGGAAAAGTTGATGTCGGTGATTCTCAGTTCTTTCAACAAGAGATTGTCCCCCATATTGATGGTCAGCAAATTCAATATCTGGGCGAAATTAATCACGCCGAAAAAGCTGAACTGCTGGGAAATGCTGCCATCACTCTGTTTCCGATTAATTGGCAAGAACCTTTTGGCTTGGTAATGATTGAATCAATGGCAACTGGAACACCAGTGATTGCCATGAATTTAGGTTCTGTAGGGGAGGTAATTGTTCAAGGTGAAACAGGTTTTATCTGCCAAAACTATGAAGAAATGGCAAGGATGATTCCGGCGGCGTTGGCACTTAATCGTCAAGCCTGTCGAAAACATATAGAAAACAAATTTAGTGTTAACCAGATGGTTAATGACTATGAAGCAGTTTACCAAGAAATTATCAAGAACCGCATTCATTTAAATACTTATTTAGATGCAGATGCGGCTAAATTCCGGTTTTAATTAACAAGTTTTTTTCAAGATTTTCAACAACAACTTTTTATTAGGGGGATATTACTATGAATATGAGAGTCAACACCTGTCCGTGTTGCGGTGGTTCCCTCCTGCGTCATGTCCGTCATGGTGAACTGTATTGGTTTTGCCAGTCTTGCAGGCAGGAAGTACCTTTGTTGACGGTGGTTCGTGTATCTAATCCTCGTGGGGAAGCTCAGAATACAGCAGTGCTGACTCAGCCGACATTAAGGGAGTAGGGAGTAGTCCGTGGGGAGTAGGGTAAATTTCTATCTCCGCAATCTGATAAAATCGGGTGAAGCTCATTAATTAGGTCGAAAGCTGTGTTAGCAGCGTTACTTTACGGTAAAGAAGATTTACGCTTAGAGC encodes:
- a CDS encoding glycosyltransferase family 4 protein, coding for MKIAQVAPLWERVPPPSYGGIELVVSHLTDELVRRGHEVTLFASGDSQTLADLKAVSPLALRLDKYVQDYAGYEILELSQVYQQAAKFNIIHSHVGMRALPLASLVSTPTVHTLHSNFTQDNQKVFRYHDQQPYVSISNAQRQIKLNYVATVYNGIETKDYPFIAQPQEPQYLAFLGRFSPEKGPQKAIAIAKQTGWCLKMAGKVDVGDSQFFQQEIVPHIDGQQIQYLGEINHAEKAELLGNAAITLFPINWQEPFGLVMIESMATGTPVIAMNLGSVGEVIVQGETGFICQNYEEMARMIPAALALNRQACRKHIENKFSVNQMVNDYEAVYQEIIKNRIHLNTYLDADAAKFRF